The DNA region TTGGACGTTATTTGACCCCATGAATAATCTAAGGAGCTTCTACACGTCTGAAGCTTGCAAAGGGCCTTTGTACACAGCTGAAGCTATGAGACAAAGGGCCCTCGATctctgtatatatatatatatatgaggtCTACCCGACCTCCACCGAAACTGAAACAGACCCTGATCCGACTATATCTCCGGATCCATGAAGATATAAGGCAAACAAAATCATGGAAGAACCATCCAATTATTATCTAAAACAAAGAGCCAAATCGTTGTGATCCTCTCTTTCCCGTTAGATAGATAAAGATCTAGGCCAACTACAGCTTACTATTACTTCAGATTTGGGACTCCTCATCCTTTACGGTGGATGGTGCGGTGCTATTACTATTACTATTGCAGGTATATGGTGCGGTGCGGTGTTCTTCTCGGACACGAACCGGATGAGATAGAACTAGAATTCCACCCGTTGATCCTCTTGCCGTGCCAGCTGGGGAGGAAGGAATCCGGGAAACATTTTCTGTGGCACGGATACGGGGAAGACAGAAGTAGGAAGTCCCACAACGGGATCGTTTACGTTCAGAAATAAAAGGACAACGAATCGTGTAGCCAGTATTTCAGTCCAGCTACGTTTTCCAAGCCATGCAAAACATCGTAAGCTCCATCGTGATTTCACTTTCGCAGGAAACGAAGGAAACAGGCAAAGCACTCACAAACAGGGAAACAGCGTTCAGGCCCAGGCAAAGTAGATCTGAGGGTTGGTGTTTGTAGAACATGACGTGTGTATTAATTATTTTCACACGATCGTGTCGCGTGCCTGCCTGCCGAACTATAGCTATTAGCTAGAACCTCCTGATGGCGACGATGCGGCGCTGGTCCTCACGCACGGACACCAGGAACAGCATGGCCTAGGCGTCCCCCTGCACGTCGACGAAGTGGTGCCGCGTGCCGGTGCCCTCGTCGAAGAAGCTCTCGCTGCCCAGCACGCGCGGCGCCCctcaccacctccgccacctcgTTGCCCTCCGTCACCGTGAACGTCACGCCGTCGCACctgacgcgggcggcggcggcggcgggcttcctcctctggcgcgcCGTCGGAGTCCATGATGCCAATGATCTTTGGACATGTGGGCCCACAACCAGGATCAGGAGCTGGCTCGCATCCGCGAACTCGCCCGCGGCTTCCCGATCGCCACGGTGGCCGCTTCCCACGACGGCCCTCCTGCCTTCTTGCCCTCCGGGAAAGCATTCCCCCACACGCTAGAGGGCAACTACGAGGCCGTCCGCGCCAGCGTCGAGCGCGCGACGTCGGCGCAGGTCGCCCTGGCCCTGTCCAGCCGCGACGGCGAGCTCGCCCTGGGCGGCCGCGTGTGGCGGTTCCACCTGGGCGCTGGCGCCGGCCTGGACGACCCGCGGAGGGTCTGCGCGGGCATCAGGGCGCACGCCCGCGCCGCCATGCCCCGCGGCTCGCTGGTCACGTTGGACGGCGCCGAGGACGCGGCGTACCTGGTCAGGCACATCGTCGATGGCGGCCTGCCGCGCCTGCGCGACGAGTTCCTGCGCGCGTGCGGCGTGTGCTTccccgctcgccgtcgccggcggcggctcgggcgcctTCCGCGCGTTCCTCGCGCTGGCGCAGGACGCGTGGTTCTGGGAGGTGAAGGTGGCGTACAACGCGTTCCTCTACGGCCTCGGCGCGGCGGACAACGAGTACCTCGTCCGATACAAGATGGAcaaggtggaggaggaggagagggacaGACGGCTCACGGAGCTACTGCATCTTCACGTACACGACGAGGCAGTCCTCCAAAACATACGAATTCTCTAGCAAATGTTGATTTCTCCATTCAAAAGACGTCGCTCGCGATTGCGAGCGTCACCTGAAAATGCATGCGACAGTCTTCAGACTTGCAGGAACAGACCTCGCTATATCCTTCCAGGGCATCTTGGCAACCTGCGCTGTGCATACAAGCTTGATTTATGCTACGAGGCTTTGTAGGCAATCTAGTGTTCACCATCATTACATAAATAAAAAGATAAAAAAAAGACTAAAGGAAATGACTGCTGTAACAAAATTCCAAGCCATAGGTACATTATGCGCTCAAGCGCTAACAAAGAATCTTTACAGATTTCAACTAGATTTAGCTTCTACCCATCCATAATCATGTCTTAAAGATTATTTGTGTGGAGCATGAAACCCCAATCCCGAGCTGATCCAGTATCATGTCTTGGTCGTATTTATTTTTCGGAAACATCGAACCTGTTGGACAACAGGTCAGACTGCCGCTGACTGCATCACAGGATTCACATGGATCTTTATCTTGCAAAAGAATTGTCTCCAAACTAGAAGCATAGTCCATGACATCTCTAATAAACTTCAGGTGTTTCTTGATTGCCATGAAACCCACAAATTCAGGCCTTGTTAATTGCAGATGAGCGGAACTTTTGAACTTATTGCGTTTCTGACAAGGATTAGTTCTTTTAGAGAACGCTCTCCTGGTTTCTTCAGTGTCCACGTCACACCTGTGGTTCCACACCTGAATTCAAAATGGCATGACCGATtattactccctccgttctgAAATATAAGGCATTTtggtttgtcctaagtcaaactgttaaagtttgaccaaatttaaAAAATAGTAAAAATATTTTGAATGTCAAATGAGAATATGAGAATAATTATATCCATTgtgaaatatattttcataatttactTATTTGGTGTGTTAGATATTAATGTTCttctctataaatttgatcaaacttagactactttgacttaggacaaaacaAAATGCTTTATATTTCAGGACGGAGGGAGCAAGTATCATCTTTCTTTGATAGTTCAATTTCCATCTAGAAGTACATGGGCGTGATGGAAATAAAGAGTGCAAAACCCTAGACAAAGCATAAAAGGGAAAGGAAACAAGTAACTCAATTCCAAAAGGGGCGGTTTCAAGAAGAGCAATTGTCCATAGAAGGCCAAATTTGACATAGATACCATGTATAAACATCTTGGTTAACTTGTTGAATGAAGTGCAAAGCTTCTTTCCTTCAGGTAGCATCCATATCTGGTGAGAAGAATGTTACAAATATGCCCAAGGGGATCAGATCACATGGCATTCTAGTTATGCTTATTTAGCCTGTTGTTTTATCATAATCAATAAAAATAGCAATTAGGAGAACGGCTAATGTTCCAGATTATTCTAAATAAATTGTGCAAGTGTAAAAATTAATATCACTTAGCATGTCCTAGTAATTAAGTCCAATTTCCAACTTGGTACAGGAGCAAAatagcgggggggggggggggggggtggattATTTACAATAATGCTTCTGTGAAAACTCTTACCTTCTCTCCATAGAAATCCAAAGTAAGAACCTTTATATTCGTGGAGCCATGTAAAAGCTCACTTAAATTGAGTCCAGACTGATATCTTGCCGCAGAACAAACAAGACTCAGATCCTCAAGGCAAGGAACGTAGCCAAAATATAAGGGGGTACCAAAAGAGCTCCAAGATTCACAATATAGCACAGATAGTTTTGGAAGGCATAAAAACTCAATCTTCTCAAAGCAACAAGACGCAAGTCTTAGATAAGAGATTTTTGAGTTTGGCATGTCAATCTTCAGTACGGATAGATCCCCAGTATCACAGCTGTTCAACTCCAGATGTTGTAGTTGCTCACAGCTATCTAGGAGTTGGTGCATTTCTAACTCGCTAAATCTAGCGCTGTACAGAACAAGCTTTGTTATACACTGAAAGAGATTGGGAAAAGCATCAAAGAAACAGACCAGATTATTTGCATGCCGCATCATATCCGCCCCATCACAATATTCATCACTACTAGTTGGTAAGGCAAGCTCCACACTTTTCACATTACCGTTGTCAGTAGCTTCGCAAACTAACTCACCAATGTCATACAAGTAATTGGCAGTCAGGCAGAGGTCGAGGCTTGCTGTTTTCATAGCCATTTCACTCCCTGGTTCAGCCAGCAGACATATTCTAGCTGCTTTGGTCATAGCTGCCATTGCTTCATCTACCACTTTATTGTTAGTCAAAGTGGTGTTGAAGTGGATAAAGTCCCAAATACTTAAGTTGATGGCAGTAAGGAAGGAAGGTGCCTCCATCGAGTTGACAAAAAGCTGGCCCTTGTAGATGTGTGTATGTCTGTTCTGACCAAGATATGGAGTAAAATATCATCAGGCAATTTGCTGAACCTATCATCATCTTCCACCTTCAGGAAACAAAAGAAAGAAGACATCCCTTTGTTTACTAATTATTTGAGTAAAAAATTATTAAGAATATCTAGTTCCGAATTTGTGTTTCTATGTGATATGATTTCAGAACAGTGAATAAGATGGTACAATGATTGCTATATCATAGTTCCGTTCAACAATTACAGACAGACTTAATGGTGAAGATTATGACcgtcaacttttaacaaaacctATTTCATTGAGTAAGAAATCACGCAAGAgaggcaaaaaaaaaaggaaatatAGAAAGAAACAGTAAAAAGAAAGCTTACGTGGTTTTCGACGTTATTTGACCCATGAATAATCTACGGAGCTTCTACACGTCTGAAGCTTGCAAACGGCCCTTGTACACAGCTGAAGCTATGAGGCAAAGGGCGCTTGATCTCTGTATATGAGGTCTCCCCGACCTCCACGGAAACTAATTTCAGGGAGCTTTTATTCCAACACAGCGCGCTGGGGGGGGGAAGGGAAGAGAAGAACGATGCCCGAGAGGCCGGTTTCGTCGCGCGTCCTTATTGGGCCACATCTAGGCCCGTAAAATGAATCTCCTCTCCTTCCTCGGCCTGCACGTCATAACAGAAAGTGAAGTCCATCTGAAATTCTGAATTCTAGGCAGCGCTTGTAATCTCAAAAAAACATGAAATTCTGAATTCAAACCGTTCAAAGCTGAGAAATAGGATCTTGTTTGGAGCAAGAGTGTCTCGAATCCTAGTCCTAGATGTGTTTAAATCCGAATCCGATATTGCCAAACAGGCCCTTGAACTGTTCATGCTGGATGCTTGAACGCATTTCGTTAAATTTGCTGACAGACACGGCGGCACCCACATGAAGCGAACTCATGAAGCTTGTGGTCATTCGCCTcaaaaaagaaaatgaaaataAGAATATACTTTCTCCGCAGCCATGCCCCCACCCACCCTTCCTTTATCTCTACGCAAAAAACTGAAGTGACAACCTGTGCGGAGAAAAGGCGGCGACATGGACGACCAAGGCTGCTTGCCTGTGCTTCTGGCAGTGGAGTAGACTATGATGGTAGCTTTGCTGGCAGTTATGCTTGCACGTCTTTTTGCTCTACGGCGCTGCGTCTTTCTGCAGATATCAGGAAGGGAAGGATGGCCGACAGGCTATCTTCGTAGCTTTGTGTGCAAGGTGGTATAAAGTTCATCCACTAAGGTGTGATTGCAAGGCAAACGTTTGCTGTTCGGCGATGCATCGGGTGTAATGTAATACAAGCAGAAGAGGAAGGTTCAGATTTCAGAAGGAAAGGATCATACGAGTTGTTCGTAATTTTCGACAAAAGTTTACTCTCATGACGTTACCACATTATGAGGACATCAAAATTTACATCCTGATTAGTGATAACAAGCTCCCAGGTTATATTAGATGAGCATAATTACATAAGAACAGAGTAAAGCCATATCCCAGAAGCTGCAATGCACTACTACGTACTGACAGCGAGCTGCTTCTCTAAGCCTCAAACTTCAATTCTGCAAGTTACCCAACAAGAGAGAGAGAACTTTGTATgattatttttttttcttttgtacaAAAAAAATTCACAGGGTCCAAACGTATACCACCCCCATCTTCCCTAACTTTGGTGCTCCAAGGTTAAATGTGTGCCGCGTTTGTCAATGTCATTGTGACATCTGCTGCAGCTGCTAAAGCTGGCAAAGTTGATGTGCTATGTTCGTTCCAAAATTACCATTCTGACTTTGTTCCTCAACCTCGCTGTCCTATGATGAAAAACTGTCATCATCAGAGTCGTTCTCTCTTCGTTGTCCATACAGACTTAGAACTGGCAATGAGGTAGTAGCCGAGATGCGGAATGACCTGGCCGACCCAATGACCGTTCTGTCCTGCTGCATCCGGCCAACCTCCTTGCAGACATGATCCAACGTCGACAGGAAGTCCCTCACCACCATGAAGATCCTAAGAGGATGCGCTTCCTCTTTCGCGGTGTCGCCATGGAAGTACTCGGTGATGTCTTTTACTCTCACCAAAGCCCTCTTCTCCTCGCCTCTGACTTGCTCGATCTCCTTCTCAGCTTCCTTCAGAAAGCTTTGCATTGTCGTGAAGAATTTCTGTCCTTGGGTGCATTGCCTCTCGAGCTGCAAGACTGACTTGATCTTTTCAAGACCTGTTTCTAGCTTATTGACATAACCATGCAACACATCAAAGTCCATCATAGCCGCTTTCTTGACATTTCCTAGCTCGCTGCTAAGCCCAGAGACAAGTTTCAGGCCTTGCTTCCGTAACTGCTCGTCTTTAGAGCTGTGAATAATCATGGCACTTTCCTTTTCTGATTTTGCATCTTCTGATCGAATGATTTCTTGGACAACAAAATGCAACAGTGTTGTTTTGCCATCAGTGCCCTTGACGTCTGCAAGTTTTAGGAGAGTATCAAGCTTGAACGCTTTTGCCTCACCCCGGTTTGTGCCAACATTCATCCGGTTCCCGGTTCTCAGCACTGCTTCGAGGAGTTTCAGGAACAACCTACTGCCTTTAAGATCTTCGCAGGCTGCCTGAAAACAGGGTGAAGAAATATTAGATAGCTGTAAGTCAAATATCTGCAGTGGGGATTGATATACAAGTCAGTGATGATGTTAGTTATTCAATGGAAGGATCCATGCAGTATTGACTAGAATTTTAGCATACCTCTAGTGTTTCAAAAGATTTCCTTAGGTAGTTTATTTCAGTCTCGAAATTGGCTCGGTACAGCATGGCGTCAACTCTTCTGAAGGCAAACGGAATATCAAGCAGAGCTTTGAGAAAGCGCTCTGCAGAACCAAGCTTCGACAGGTCACCATTATAATCTCGTAGTTTGAGTTCTTCCTCTTTTGTAGGAGCCATCTTGACTAAAGTCTCTAAAAGTTCAGACCCCAAGCATTCAGCATTGCCTGTTAGATAATACATTAGAAATTAGAAATGACAAATTAACTGTCAGTGAACTCCGTTGTGCAGAGATTATATGATAAACATCCAAACAGCTAACACAGCAATAAGCATCAGCATAAATCATCAAACTGATTCTGTGTAAGATTCAGCCTTTCTGTATAGAAACAGAACAATCTGTAGAAATAGTATGACTAAGATGCTCCACAGCTTCTACAAAATTATTGTCATACAAATGTTGTTATGACAATAAGAAAAACACAAACCCAAACTATGTGTATTTTCCTGCTTAGTTTATCTTTGGATGTCTACACTGTCACCACCCTTCACTGATACCATCCTCTAAAACAGGCAATGTTCAATGTAACAATTGATagatgaaaaaaaaaacagctaACTTGAAAGGTGGCAGCGGCATCTTTGTCCTAGAGTGATTGTCAAGTCCTAGTAATCTGTTGAGATTTTGTTATCAAGAACCAAGGTTACTGTTAGTTTCAACATATCTTAAGTACCAGTCACTATTGAACAGGTAAGACCATCAAGCTCCAAAAGGAAAATCTCATAAAAAGGAAAACAAAGTGTAGATGATACTTTAAAAGAGCATCCTACCCAAGCATCCAGATGCTAAATGCCACATTACCAATACCAGTTGATGATAACAATCCAATTTGTGAATTAGAATAGAAATAAGAAAACCAACAACTCTTATTTTAGCTAAATATTTAAAGTTGTTCCAATATTTTGGGCATCAAAGCAGGAGGTTTACTTTCAGTGAGAAACGTTGGCCACTGAATTTATCCAAACACACAAAATCAGCGTTGCAGTGGCCCAAGGAGCACTCACCGTCCAGCAGTGCATCAGAGACCTCCTCGCACGTAACATTCAATGCACGAAGCAGGATGGCGATGTTCTGCGCTTTCTTCGGGTCGAGCACTCTCTCCTCCTGCCTgaacggcggcgcggtggtCTTCCTCCCGGCATCCCTGGGCGGCACGGCCGGCGTTGAGTTATTCATGAACAATGCCTCGATCATGTCCTCATCCAACCTGAAAGAAATGCTCTCAACATCAAGCATAATTCACTGATATCCAGCCACAATAGCACATGTAGTAGGACTGTAGGAGGTGTAACAAGATCTCAACTGGAATGAACTTGTCTTGAGCTGGTCCCAGACCATGGCGCGGTCAGAGGTTGCCCGCACTTTGTCCCAGTGCAGCGGCTTCAGCTTCGGCCGCGGCTCGCCGTTCCCAACGAGACCGTCTACCGCGTCGTCCTCTTTACGCATTGACGTGCTCCCGTTGATGTCCGCTGAAGTTGCCTCCGTGATCGGCATCGGCATGGCAATGCGGGGCCCTTCCGGAGGCAACGGCTTGAGCAACCGGCGCCGCGACGTCGGCCCGGACGGCGGCTCCGCGGGCCTTGGGATGGTATTAGATGGAGGCctcggtggtggcggcggcggaggaggtttAGGAGCGGTGTTGGGCTtcagcggtggcggtggtggacgaggaggaggtggtggtggtggcggcggcgcctgTGTTGGTTTGGAGGATTGCACCGACCGGGGGGACGGCGAGATCACCTGTTTGATGTCGGGGGTCGAGCCGGCGGAGAAGCGCGTGCGCGGGGGCGTGCGACGGGAGCGCGCGGGAGGCGGTGTCGGCGCAGCAATGGCCGCGACCGGCGGGAAGCAGTCGCTGGTGAGACTGGGGAGGCTTCGACGGGACGCAGTGGTGGTTGTGGGCGGGCTAGACGCGCTGGCCTCACTCCACGTTTCGCCGCcaggcccgccgccgccggagcccccGGATCGCTGGCGCGGCGTGTAGTAGGCGTCCTCGTCGGAGGAACCCATCGTGGCTGCGCGCCGCAGCGGCGGGAGCGGCCGGAGCTCCGGGCTAGGGTGGTCGGTGGGGTCGTCGCGGCCCACCCcgcggcgcgcgcgctcgct from Panicum hallii strain FIL2 chromosome 9, PHallii_v3.1, whole genome shotgun sequence includes:
- the LOC112878235 gene encoding formin-like protein 8 produces the protein MPPATRVGLALAAYALLLFCGFSAASSGDVGGGVARRVLHQPLFPIEWTPPPSPPPPPAPDFTSDPATPDGPPGDFFPPAPPTAPAGGGGATTSSSPTTVAANVPTAPSGAGDGSHRGGPAKATIIAAGAAAAAAVALLGFACAFLITGRARRRGDSQKLLGPDRGSARHHAAPSAAEFLYVGTVEPTTPGRHHGPTAADLVGSPYRKLRSERARRGVGRDDPTDHPSPELRPLPPLRRAATMGSSDEDAYYTPRQRSGGSGGGGPGGETWSEASASSPPTTTTASRRSLPSLTSDCFPPVAAIAAPTPPPARSRRTPPRTRFSAGSTPDIKQVISPSPRSVQSSKPTQAPPPPPPPPPRPPPPPLKPNTAPKPPPPPPPPRPPSNTIPRPAEPPSGPTSRRRLLKPLPPEGPRIAMPMPITEATSADINGSTSMRKEDDAVDGLVGNGEPRPKLKPLHWDKVRATSDRAMVWDQLKTSSFQLDEDMIEALFMNNSTPAVPPRDAGRKTTAPPFRQEERVLDPKKAQNIAILLRALNVTCEEVSDALLDGNAECLGSELLETLVKMAPTKEEELKLRDYNGDLSKLGSAERFLKALLDIPFAFRRVDAMLYRANFETEINYLRKSFETLEAACEDLKGSRLFLKLLEAVLRTGNRMNVGTNRGEAKAFKLDTLLKLADVKGTDGKTTLLHFVVQEIIRSEDAKSEKESAMIIHSSKDEQLRKQGLKLVSGLSSELGNVKKAAMMDFDVLHGYVNKLETGLEKIKSVLQLERQCTQGQKFFTTMQSFLKEAEKEIEQVRGEEKRALVRVKDITEYFHGDTAKEEAHPLRIFMVVRDFLSTLDHVCKEVGRMQQDRTVIGSARSFRISATTSLPVLSLYGQRRENDSDDDSFSS